A genomic window from Zalophus californianus isolate mZalCal1 chromosome 13, mZalCal1.pri.v2, whole genome shotgun sequence includes:
- the SNAPC4 gene encoding snRNA-activating protein complex subunit 4 isoform X4 yields the protein MSPLLFPALGPAAASRTGAPVDAGDPAPRGRPSRRHTCHLRPRALRRAAGFGFPRAWAASLCPGASATTPRRVGPRCPAGPGKAETRLWGHAGARPAAPWQVEVMDVDAEREKIAKEIAELERILDPTSSGVGVGVSESGLPLDSDADSLPEEDSEATGSPGSEEERWGEASNGEDDPKEKTLPEDPETCLQLNMVYQEVIQERLVEVSLLLAQNQEQQEEIMCDLAGSKGSKVKDSKSLPPNLYVGHFMKPYFKDRVTGVGPPANEETREKAAQGIKAFEELLVTKWKNWEKALLRRSVVSDRLQRLLQPKLLKLEYLHQKRSRVTSEAERQVLEKQSREAEREVQDIRQLPEEALLGNRLDSHDWEKISNVNFEGGRSAEEIRKFWQNFEHPSINKQEWSGQEVDQLKALAAEHGHLQWQKIAKELGTNRSAFQCLQKYQQHNKALKRKEWTREEDRLLTQLVQEMRVGSHIPYRRIVYYMEGRDSMQLIYRWTKSLDPSLKKGFWAPEEDAKLLQAVAKYGEQDWFKIREEVPGRSDAQCRDRYLRRLHFSLKKGRWNASEEGKLLELIEKYGVGHWAKIASELPHRTGSQCLSKWKIMVRKKQSRGRRRRRRPLGSMRWSSSSGDSSSGDGSSGGGSSGGGSSGDSEPEEAPEARAGGQALPSAQHTVPDMDLWVPARQSTSELCAGGARGWPGHRAASPSPPRASSEAQDSRAAGPTASASAEEAGQTHTPSGTHSTSARGIGHPGSADTHLSSSEELADKSGSCLLKVPLETVLQVLRTNTARRRQTLKEKLRQPCPLSPSLGASPSDSGVAGPHVRRLWHRTIGNRRQWRGHALQRRLIERQLLVAMSPWVGDVVLPCTPRRPAVVHTRADGIRKQLQDARLASTPAFTVFIQLFQIDTAGCMEVVRERKAQTPALLQTGTRDPVPGLLQMSSLRDSPGRSFRNPPAREAVKQSTSHKGSRGLQLCRAESSPPAPPPAPCGPRPKPKTVSELLREKRLREARARKAATPGTVALPPQLVLSSPLILQPRLPQPPPTRSAPGPAATDTALSGPGIPAAAGLSTSGKDERASTLPVLDRTLASTEAAPAASRAPVPSRVLVSGHQGGLGQSQAPATSRKQGLPEAPLFLPAAPSPIQLPIQPLSLTPALGMHKGGPHVAASTPLPVTWVLTAQGLLPVPAVVGLPGAAGTSDAKGLSVTLPSSLPGMRVGQGPRLPGLSHPWQPPANMDTDSDSSSRADLSTLPMLCQSQSSVEVGSDVARVPGGPSFPGEAQVAREIAAPRIPSQATLLADHPEAKPPWSSQPPLQAGTSPGSGPGGTPGSPGPGRPMGPLGLERPPLPRPGPERGALDLDLLSQESEAAVRDWLRGQQGVCVPPLGSRLPYQPPALCSLRALSGLLLHKKALEQRATSLVPSGAAGALQASLGQVRRQLQDSPAYLLLKARFLAAFTLPALLATLSPHGVHTTLSVATRAEPESEDDLGELELTDGCSTSGPWAGPAATIPVQGAPDPGQSADSSCLDGSDNLDVLRTRHAWHVRKRRRLV from the exons ATTCACTGCCAGAGGAGGACTCGGAGGCTACTGGTTCCCCAGGCTCG GAAGAGGAGAGGTGGGGTGAGGCCAGCAATGGTGAGGATGACCCCAAGGAAAAGACCCTTCCTGAAGACCCAGAGACCTGCCTGCAGTTGAACATGGTCTACCAGGAGGTCATCCAGGAGAGGCTGGTGGAGGTCAGCCTCCTACTGGCCCAGAACCAGGAGCAGCAG GAGGAGATCATGTGTGACCTGGCAGGGTCCAAGGGCTCCAAGGTGAAGGACAGCAAGAGCCTGCCCCCGAATTTGTACGTAGGGCACTTCATGAAACCCTACTTCAAGGACAGAGTGACCGGGGTG GGGCCTCCTGCCAATGAAGAGACGCGGGAGAAGGCTGCCCAGGGCATCAAGGCTTTCGAGGAGCTCTTGGTGACTAAGT GGAAAAACTGGGAAAAGGCCTTGCTCCGAAGATCAGTGGTGAGCGACCGCCTGCAGCGCCTGCTTCAGCCCAAGTTACTGAA GCTTGAGTACTTGCACCAGAAACGGAGTAGGGTGACGagtgaggcagagaggcaggtcctggagaagcagagcagggaggcggAGAGGGAAGTCCAGGACATTCG GCAGCTCCCAGAGGAGGCCTTGCTGGGCAACAGGCTGGACAGTCACGACTGGGAGAAGATCTCGAACGTTAAC TTTGAGGGTGGCCGCAGTGCGGAGGAGATCCGGAAGTTCTGGCAGAACTTCGAGCACCCGAGCATAAACAAGCAGGAGTGGAGCGGGCAGGAGGTAGACCAGCTGAAGGCCCTTGCGGCTGAGCATGGCCATCTGCAGTGGCAGAAGATCGCCAAGGAGCTGGGG ACCAACCGCAGCGCCTTCCAGTGCCTGCAGAAGTACCAGCAGCACAACAAGGCTCTGAAGCGCAAGGAGTGGACACGGGAGGAGGACCGCCTGCTCACCCAGCTTGTCCAGGAGATGCGCGTCGGCAGCCACATCCCCTACCGGAGAA TTGTCTACTACATGGAAGGGAGAGACTCCATGCAGCTCATCTATCGGTGGACCAAGAGCTTGGACCCCAGCCTGAAGAAGGGGTTCTGGGCCCCAGAGGAAGACGCG AAGTTGCTTCAAGCAGTTGCCAAATATGGGGAGCAGGATTGGTTTAAAATCCGGGAAGAGGTGCCAGGTAGGAGCGATGCCCAGTGCCGAGATCG GTACCTCAGACGGCTGCACTTCAGCTTGAAAAAGGGACGATGGAACGCAAGTGAAGAGGGGAAGCTGCTTGAGCTGATCGAGAAGTACGGTGTTG GTCACTGGGCAAAAATAGCTTCTGAACTACCCCATCGGACGGGCTCCCAGTGTCTGAGCAAGTGGAAGATCATGGTCAGG AAAAAGCAGAGTCGGggcaggaggcggcggcggcggccccttGGCAGTATGCGGTGGAGCTCCAGCAGCGGGGACAGCAGCAGCGGGGACGGCAGCAGCGGGGGCGGCAGCAGCGGGGGCGGCAGCAGCGGGGACTCAGAGCCAGAGGAAGCCCCAGAGGCCAGGGCAGGTGGCCAGGCGCTGCCGTCAGCACAGCATACCGTGCCGGACATGGACCTGTGGGTGCCTGCCAGGCAGAGCACCAGTGAGCTGTGCGCAGGGGGAGCCCGGGGCTGGCCAGGACACCGTGccgcctcccccagccctccccggGCCTCCAGCGAGGCTCAGGACAGCAGAGCTGCTGGCCCCACAGCCTCGGCTTCCGCAGAGGAGGCAGGCCAGACGCACACTCCCTCCGGGACCCACAGCACCAGCGCGAGAGGCATCGGGCACCCAGGCTCGGCGGACACGCACCTCTCGAGCTCAGAGGAGCTGGCAGACAAG AGTGGGAGCTGTCTGCTGAAGGTGCCACTGGAGACAGTGCTGCAGGTGCTCAGGACCAACACAGCCCGCCGGCGCCAGACGCTG aaggagaaactgagacaACCGTGCCCACTCAGCCCGTCCCTGGGGGCCAGCCCCAGTGACAGTGGTGTGGCCGGGCCCCATGTACGGCGGCTGTGGCACAGGACGATCGGGAACAGGCGGCAGTGGCGAGGACATGCCCTGCAGAGGAGGCTCATTGAGCGCCAGCTTCTGGTGGCCATGAGCCCGTGGGTGGGCGACGTTGTCCTGCCCTGCACCCCCCGGAGGCCTGCCGTCGTGCACACTCGAG CCGATGGCATCAGGAAGCAGCTGCAAGACGCCCGGCTGGCCAGCACCCCTGCGTTTACTGTTTTTATCCAG CTGTTCCAGATTGACACTGCTGGCTGCATGGAGGTCGTTCGAGAGAGGAAGGCCCAaacccctgccctgctccagaCTGGCACTCGGGACCCAGTGCCTGGGCTCCTACAG atgtcTTCGTTGCGGGACTCCCCAG GCCGCAGCTTCCGGAATCCACCGGCACGAGAAGCTGTAAAGCAGAGCACCAGCCACAAAGGGAGCAGGGGTTTACAGCTCTGCCGTGCCGAGTCCAGTCCACCGGCGCCCCCGCCAGCTCCGTGTGGCCCTCGGCCCAAGCCCAAGACCGTCTCCGAGCTGCTCCGGGAGAAGCGGCTTCGGGAGGCCCGGGCCAGGAAGGCCGCTACCCCAGGCACCGTGGCTCTCCCACCGCAGCTGGTGCTGTCCTCGCCACTGATCCTCCAGCCCCGTCTACCACAGCCGCCCCCCACCCGCTCAGCCCCGGGCCCCGCTGCCACAGACACGGCGCTCTCTGGGCCTGGGATCCCTGCAGCAGCGGGGCTGAGTACTTCAGGCAAGGACGAGAGGGCTTCGACCCTGCCAGTCTTGGACCGCACCCTGGCCTCCACGGAGGCTGCCCCTGCTGCCTCCAGAGCTCCAGTTCCCAGCCGGGTCCTTGTGAGTGGCCATCAGGGTGGCCTGGGACAGTCTCAGGCCCCTGCCACGTCCCGGAAGCAGGGCCTGCCTGAGGCACCACTCTTtctcccagcagcccccagccccattcAGCTGCCTATCCAGCCCCTCAGCCTGACACCAGCTCTGGGCATGCACAAGGGTGGGCCTCACGTGGCGGCCAGCACGCCTCTGCCTGTCACCTGGGTGCTCACAGCCCAGGGGCTGCTCCCTGTGCCAGCCGTGGTGGGCCTTCCTGGGGCGGCAGGGACCTCTGATGCCAAGGGACTGTCCGTGACTCTGCCGTCCTCCCTGCCTGGGATGCGGGTAGGCCAGGGCCCCAGGCTCCCTGGGCTGAGCCACCCCTGGCAGCCCCCGGCCAACATGGACACAGACTCAGATTCTTCCTCCAGGGCAGACCTCTCGACCCTTCCGATGCTTTGCCAATCCCAGAGTTCTGTGGAAGTGGGCAGTGACGTGGCCCGTGTCCCTGGGGGACCTTCCTTCCCTGGAGAGGCCCAAGTGGCCAGGGAAATAGCTGCGCCCAGGATACCCTCCCAGGCCACACTCCTGGCTGACCACCCTGAAGCAAAACCCCCGTGGTCCAGCCAACCCCCTCTGCAAGCTGGCACTAGCCCTGGGAGTGGCCCAGGAGGGACACCGGGGTCCCCGGGGCCAGGGCGACCCATGGGACCTCTGGGCCTAGAGAGGCCACCCCTACCCCGGCCTGGGCCTGAGAGGGGTGCCCTGGACCTGGACCTCCTGTCCCAGGAGAGTGAGGCAGCCGTGCGGGATTGGCTGAGGGGACAGCAGGGGGTGTGCGTGCCCCCGCTAGGGAGCAGGCTGCCCTACCAGCCCCCAGCCTTGTGCAGCCTACGGGCCCTGTCTGGACTCCTGCTCCACAAGAAGGCTTTGGAGCAGAGAGCCACCTCCCTCGTGCCCAGTGGGGCAGCCGGAGCCCTGCAGGCCTCGCTGGGACAGGTGCGGAGGCAGCTCCAGGACAGCCCGGCCTACCTGCTGCTGAAGGCTCGGTTCCTGGCAGCCTTCACCCTCCCCGCACTCCTGGCCACGCTGTCTCCCCACGGCGTCCACACCACCCTGTCGGTGGCCACAAGGGCCGAGCCAGAGAGCGAGGACGACCTGGGGGAGTTGGAGCTCACTGATGGCTGCTCCACAAGTGGTCCTTGGGCAGGGCCGGCAGCCACCATCCCCGTTCAG GGAGCCCCAGACCCTGGGCAGAGCGCTGACTCTTCCTGCCTGGATGGTTCTGACAACCTTGACGTGCTGAGAACCCGGCATGCCTGGCATGTCCGGAAGAGGAGGCGGCTGGTGTGA